The following proteins are encoded in a genomic region of Dyadobacter sp. UC 10:
- a CDS encoding sensor histidine kinase, with the protein MSKFIRKYQLKTGALLAAVLPGVFVFSGSSGSEALLRFVFSFCCIFSFWTINFALIDFSGFRESKKSARKLVLRILLSTVCAIAIFLTIGFADNSELLLSQVRGALIHSPKAWFYLILRIILLNGLVILIKYFYDVAEKSRRVQAELETLKRENLIALHESLKQQLNPHFLFNSLNTLKSLVKQDQMQSLKFIDQLASIYRYMLVHNGMTEVTLDEEICFLKSYVNLLQIRYGEAFTVDIQIPASILAATVPPNTLQLLIENVVKHNVFSQKRPLKVCIYVADGFLVVKNNLQFKKAGETSQVGLNNINNRFEILKGRGIRVEKDANHFEVLLPIAD; encoded by the coding sequence ATGTCAAAATTCATCCGGAAATATCAGCTAAAAACAGGCGCGCTTCTGGCGGCTGTCCTGCCTGGTGTTTTTGTATTTTCCGGGTCCAGCGGCTCTGAGGCTCTGCTGCGTTTTGTATTTTCATTTTGCTGCATTTTCTCTTTTTGGACAATCAATTTTGCATTGATTGACTTCTCCGGTTTTAGGGAAAGTAAAAAAAGCGCCAGAAAACTGGTGCTGCGCATCCTGCTTTCGACGGTTTGTGCAATAGCCATATTTCTGACCATCGGTTTTGCAGACAACTCCGAATTACTCCTCTCGCAGGTAAGAGGCGCATTGATACATTCCCCGAAAGCCTGGTTCTATCTCATACTCAGGATCATCCTTTTAAATGGCCTCGTAATCCTGATCAAATATTTTTATGACGTCGCAGAAAAAAGCAGGCGGGTGCAGGCTGAACTGGAAACCCTGAAACGCGAAAATCTCATTGCTTTGCACGAATCATTAAAACAGCAGTTAAACCCGCATTTCCTTTTCAATTCACTCAACACCCTGAAATCCCTTGTCAAACAGGATCAGATGCAATCGCTGAAATTTATCGATCAGCTGGCGTCGATTTACAGATATATGCTGGTTCACAATGGAATGACGGAAGTGACGCTGGATGAAGAAATCTGCTTTTTGAAATCTTACGTCAACCTGCTGCAAATACGCTATGGAGAGGCATTTACTGTGGATATCCAAATTCCTGCCAGCATCCTGGCTGCAACCGTTCCTCCCAACACCCTCCAACTGCTGATTGAAAACGTGGTGAAGCATAATGTCTTTTCGCAAAAGCGACCGTTGAAAGTTTGCATTTATGTAGCGGACGGATTTTTAGTTGTGAAGAATAACCTCCAGTTCAAAAAGGCCGGTGAAACTTCTCAGGTAGGTTTAAATAATATTAATAACCGCTTTGAAATCCTCAAAGGCCGCGGCATCCGCGTGGAGAAGGATGCAAACCATTTTGAAGTTTTACTGCCAATCGCCGATTGA
- a CDS encoding nucleotidyltransferase domain-containing protein produces MESIFNAASSEGITLWLESGWAIDARIGQITREHEDIDIAYPAEHHDSYIDLLRNLGFSGYEQMDYGFLMSKNDILIDCEPCSKIGEAYILPGFPSGSCPPEPEGKLNGKLIRCISWQAMYFEFLTYEQEIPRSDWRPKDHESLRLIELHLSTEERKEVERHLEIANNPT; encoded by the coding sequence ATGGAATCGATATTCAACGCCGCGTCCTCCGAAGGGATAACATTGTGGCTCGAAAGTGGCTGGGCGATTGATGCCCGCATCGGACAAATTACCAGAGAACATGAAGATATCGATATTGCCTACCCGGCTGAGCATCATGATAGCTATATTGATTTGCTCCGCAATCTCGGATTTTCGGGATACGAACAAATGGATTATGGTTTTTTGATGAGTAAAAATGACATACTGATCGATTGCGAACCTTGTTCAAAAATTGGTGAGGCGTATATATTGCCGGGATTTCCTTCCGGTTCCTGCCCGCCGGAGCCGGAAGGAAAACTTAACGGTAAACTCATCCGGTGCATCAGCTGGCAGGCGATGTATTTCGAGTTTTTGACTTACGAACAGGAGATTCCCAGATCCGACTGGCGTCCCAAAGATCATGAAAGCCTCAGGCTCATTGAACTACATCTTTCTACGGAAGAGCGGAAGGAGGTGGAACGTCATCTTGAAATAGCAAATAACCCGACCTGA
- a CDS encoding S41 family peptidase, with protein sequence MRSILLILTQLLLIRASYSQSDTARSHLDSDILDKSEIEAITAAIPRLIENHYVDSIAGSSICSEFRKLSSSGKYLRYNQKKALADELTKDLREISKDGHLYVQGRENGRADSRNWEQLEKGREQKYNYGFTRMEILDDDIAYLRITEFMHPKRSMQTAVAAMKLVENRRNLIIDLRGNGGGYPGIMEYILNHYFDGEPIEISTTKSAKGTCQVTLSSDLIYGKLRIGTPLYILIDHKTASAAEYFAYTLQAFKKAIVVGQPSAGGANRNEYFDLPAGLRMSVSIASPVNPVTQTNWEGKGVIPDIATADPERKSVELIRARDGK encoded by the coding sequence TTATCCTGACCCAGCTCTTGCTGATTCGGGCGTCTTACTCACAGTCGGATACGGCTCGGTCACATCTTGATAGTGACATTCTTGACAAAAGCGAAATAGAAGCTATTACAGCAGCCATCCCCCGATTGATAGAGAATCATTATGTCGACAGTATTGCAGGCAGCAGCATTTGCAGCGAATTCCGTAAGCTTTCGTCGTCCGGCAAATATTTGCGTTACAATCAGAAGAAAGCGCTGGCGGACGAGCTGACCAAAGACCTCCGGGAAATTAGCAAAGACGGCCATCTATATGTCCAGGGCAGGGAGAATGGTAGGGCAGACAGTAGAAACTGGGAACAACTGGAAAAGGGCAGAGAGCAGAAATACAATTACGGTTTTACGCGCATGGAGATTTTAGACGATGACATCGCTTACCTCAGGATCACAGAATTTATGCACCCAAAAAGATCCATGCAAACTGCTGTGGCGGCAATGAAACTGGTTGAAAACAGGCGAAACCTGATTATTGATCTGCGGGGAAATGGCGGCGGCTACCCGGGTATTATGGAATACATCCTGAACCATTATTTTGACGGCGAACCCATAGAAATTTCAACTACGAAATCTGCAAAAGGGACTTGTCAGGTGACACTAAGTTCTGATCTGATTTATGGAAAACTCCGGATCGGCACACCACTCTACATCTTGATTGACCATAAAACCGCCTCGGCTGCTGAATATTTTGCCTATACCTTACAGGCCTTCAAAAAGGCAATTGTTGTGGGCCAGCCCAGCGCAGGAGGGGCCAATCGAAATGAGTATTTTGACTTGCCAGCTGGACTCAGAATGTCTGTCTCCATTGCAAGTCCGGTCAATCCTGTCACACAAACCAACTGGGAGGGAAAAGGAGTAATCCCTGACATTGCTACGGCCGACCCGGAGCGCAAATCGGTCGAATTGATACGAGCCCGGGACGGGAAATAG